A region of the Pelecanus crispus isolate bPelCri1 chromosome 1, bPelCri1.pri, whole genome shotgun sequence genome:
TCCAAATAGTGGCCGAGGAGCCtccggggagcagggagggaagggtgcCAGGGGCACGGCAGCACCGGTGCTGCTCAGGGTGGCAGCGGGTGCCGTACCCCGTGGTTTGGTGGTCTCCTGCACGGCTGTgatgtggttttggggtttcaCTTCTCGGCAGTGAGGCCAGGGCCCTGTCTGTGGGTTGCCTCCCCCGCTGCCATCAGCTTCTGCCTTGGCCCCGTGGTCCCATTTTGGCTCTGAACCTCAAAGCGTGCCGTGCTGTGTCACGCCGTGCCATGCCACGCCGTGCCGTGGTGACACGTGGGTCCTTGGGGATGGACACTGCCGCGGGGTCTCCACCACGGGACAGCGGCTTCCACGGGCTGGGCTGAGCGGTCACTGACGGACCCTGGGACCGACCCACCCTGcctggggtgggcagcagctccagcgCTCCCGCTGGGACCCGCGCCCCTTCCCGCGGGGAGCTCCGCGTGTTTATCCTGGAAGGCGTCGAGGCGCAGATCCCTCCCAGGCGCCATCCTCGCCCCAGCCAGTGCCCAGAGGGGACAGGGTGGGAGCTTCCCCGCTCCTTCGGGACCCTCACCGGGGCTGCCAGGCGCTGGAGCGGTGTctcagggggctgcaggggacccAGCCCCCAGCTGGGCAGGGCGGCAGGCGCGGGTGAGGACGCGGGAGCGGGTGGGAGGTGGCCGGCATCACCGGGAGCAGTAGCCGCAgcttggggtgctgcagggattcatgggtggttttggggtgatGTGATACCCCTGAGCTGCACCAATAACTGGGGGGGCTCGGGCAGCCAGCAGTGCCCACGTGGCAGTATCTGCGTGTGCTTACGTAGATCTTTGTATCTATACAAACATCCGCATCCACGCAGGGGatggctctgcccagccctcccTCCACTGCGGAGCTCCGGATGGGGCTGCGAGGACCGGGCATGGTCCCATGGAGAGAAGGGTCCCTGAGGGTCCCACACCTCTTtgctgcccacccccagcccacgGTGGCTGGTGCCGGTGGCTGGTGCCGCAGCCCTTCCCGGAGCAGTGAGACCCCAGGACGCCCCCAGCCcgaggcaggagagggaggacGCATGCTCCAGGGTTTATTTCCAGTTTGTTGGATTTCTCGGGCGCAGGGTGCAATGGGGGCACTTTGGGCGCAGGCCCTGGCGCAGCCACCCGGGGGGCCAGGACCCCTCAGCCCTGCAGCCGCGGTGGCCCTGCTGCCGGGCTCCTCTCCCCTGGTGCTGGTGAAGCTCCCACCCTGCAGCTTCGTGGGGGACCCGGGAGTGTTTTGCATGAGCCACCCTCATGGGGTACCCGCGGCCACCGCCGTCCCTGGGGGGGTCATGGGCAGGGGGTGCATTGGGGCAGTGGGTCCGCGGGGTCATCAGGCAGCTTTGCCCAGGACCAGCACGCTCATGAGGAAGACCATGAGGAAGAAGACCCACATAAAGAAGCGGTCCATCACCTTGGCCACCTTCTTCCACTCGCTGGTCCAGCGCTGGGCGGCTCGGTGGCGCCGGAAGCAGCCGGCGATGTAGCCAACGTTCCTCAGCAGGCCGTCAtggtggcacaggcagcggTCCCGGGGGCAGGCGCCCGCCTCGGCTCccacctccccttccctggGTCTCTCCCCCAGCACGCCAGCgtcccccctgcccgcccgcctgcccggTGCCCGCCGGGGGCTCTTGCAGCTCTCGCCCACCTCGTAGACGCAGCAGAGCCGGGCCATGTGGTGGAGGATGAGCCGCCTGGCCCAGGGGGGCACGGGCCGGGCCCCCGGGCCGCAGTGGTGGACGTTCATGATGAAGATGGTCAGCGCAGTGGAGGCCGTGATCATGGTCATGGTGGCAATGTAGTACTTCCCTGCGTGGGCAACGGGCGGTGACGCCGTGGCAGAGGGGGTAGGAACCTGCACCCCCATCCCCGCGCCGCGGCCCCCCGGCGTGGGTGCTGCCCATCACCCCGGTGCAGATGCCCCGGTCCCATGGGAGGGTCCTGGGTGCCGTTGAGGCTCACCAATGAGCGGGACACTCTCCGAGGGTGGCATGCTCTCCGCCACCAGCAGCTGGAAGACAGTGAGGGCCAGCAGCACCGTCACCCCCAGTGAGACCTTCTCCCCCGAGTCGGCTGGCAGGTAGAAGCCAAGGGGCGCCAGGAAGGAGACCATGacgcagggcaggagcaggttGAAGATGTAGAAGGAGGCACGGCGGCGGAGGAGCAAGGTGTAGGTGACGTCGGGGTAGGGCTCGGAGCAGCAGCCGTAGGTGACGACGTTCCTCGTGGCAGGCATGCCCAGCACCTCCCACTCCACGTTCTCCACGAAGTCCGTCAGGTCCCCGGCATCCAGCTGGTTGTGGAGGTCGATCTGGTTCCCGTTGTAAGTCCAGGAGCCGAAGGTGAGGCGGCACCGCTGCCCGTCGAAGGGGAAGTAGGAGACGTCCACCTTGCAGGAGCTCTTGGTGATGGCGGGCGAGTCCCACATGATGTGCCCGTTGGAGCGCAGCACCACGTTGGTCTCCATCGAGCCGCCGAAGCGGTCATCGGCGCTGGGGGAGGGATGGCCGTGGGGCCGGGATGGCCCCGAGCCTCGCGCTGGgtgaggggctgtggggccggggCCAAGCGCCTGCCCCCAACGCCGCGTCCCCTCCCCGCCTCACCTTGGCCCCCAAAAAGGGGGCTCGGTGCCCCCGGCCACCCCCATGGCGGCACatcccagctgccagccccctTGCCCCCGTTGTCACCCAATCGAGGTGACTACCTCCCTGTGTAACCCACAGCAGGACCCCCCTGCTCACGCAGCCGTGCCGCCCCGAGGTTGGCAATACCCCGTGCagccccacccccagccccagcctgagCCCCCCGGCTCCGGGAGCAGCGTGGCGGGGGCCGAGCACGACCCACTTGTTGTAGAGGATGATGTCCGGCCGCCAGACGTAGCTGCCGGGGACGCGGATGCTGTCGATGCCGTCGTAGGCGTCCTTGTCCCAGGTGAGGTGGGCGTCCAGCCAGGCCTGGCGGACCCACAGGTAGGAGGTGAGGACCTGGTTCCTCTCGTCCTGCCGAGGGGAGAGGGTGGGCGCGGGGGACAGACCCCGGTGCTGCCTGCTGTCCCCCTCATCCCCCGGCCCGGCAGCCTCTGCAAGGGTCCCGAGGGGCTGCGCTGCCTTCAAGGCGGGGGGGTTGCGCTGGTTTTGGGAGGTTGGAGATGTCCGAGCTGGTTTCAAGTGGTCCAAGCTCATGTTGgggtggggctgtgctggttttggggggtgtcCGAGCTGGCTTCAAGTGGTCAGAGCTGAGTTGGGGTGCAGCGGGGCTGGTTTTGAGGGGTCTGGGCTGGTTTCAAGGGGTGAGCATCAGCTCTGCATCGAGGGGGGAGAGCAGAGCCCGGCTAAGCAGCGGCCAGGGGTGTGACGAGGACGGTCTCGTTTTGGCTGGGCTGCTGGTGCCGATGCccgtgccggtgccggtgccatGCCCAGCCACTCACCATGTCGATGATCTGGGAGAGGGTGACCTGGAGGGTGACGTTGAGCGCCTGGTCCGTGTCATCCACGGGGCGCAGGGCACTGGAGTAGTTGGCAAAGAGGTCGTGGAGCAGCTTGTAGGCGAacctgccctgtgccccccggcAGCCTGCGGGGACCCAGATCGGGGCTGGAGGGGCCGCGGCAGCGAGTGCTGGGGGTGCAGCCAGacccctccccagggaccccccaggacccgGCCGCGGGGACCCACTGGCAGCTGAGCAAGGTGGGGGAGCACGCCGGGACCCCCAACCCTGCCCACCACCAGCCCAAGCCCCCGCTTCCCGCTGACCCCGTCCCCCATGCAGGGGTGCCCAACGTGCAGGGACGCTGCCGCtcgcgggggccgggggccctCTCCCcacgcccagggctgggtgggggtcAGCACCCCTCGCCGCCCCCTCTGCCACTTACCCGGGGCCAGGAGGCAGCCGGCGAGGCAGAGGGCGAGCAGCGGGCGAGCGCCGGGCTCCATCCTGCCACGCTCCCGCCCCGCGCTGGTcccgggggacacggggggggctGTGCCACCTGCAAGGTGACGTCAGGGCTGGGACGGGGCGGGCATGGCCCCCCAGGGAGTGACAGTCTGTGTGCAGCGAGCCCTGCAGCGGGGGGCAAGGGCGAGCGACACCCAAGGGGGCTTGGctggggactgggagggggTTTGGGTGCAGCTGAGCCCCTTTGGGTCAGCTCTGGGTGCTGAGGTGCTGCCAGCAGCGACACGCTGCCTGTCGGCTGCCCGCCGGCTGCCCAAGCCCGGGGAaggctctgcctgccagcagccacgCACAACCCCAAACCTTCGCTGCCGCGAGACCCTCGCGGCCGCACCAGTGGGCAGccccttctctgcctgctccGGGCAGCTCGGGGCCAGGAGCACAGTGACGGGACCAGGCGGTGGGATGGAGCggtgtcggggttcagccccaggcagcagctcagcaccacgcggcCGCTCGCTCCCactgccccggtgggatgggggagagaatcggaggagtaagagtgagaaacactcctgggctgagataagaacagtttagtaattgaaataaagtaaaatggtaatgataataataaaaacagaataatagtaataataatgtacaaagcaagtgatgcccaatgcaatcgctcaccacccgccgacccatgcccagccagtccccgagcagtgatcgctccCCACGGCCAACTCCCCGCGGCTTATagactgagcatgacgccgtatggtatggaatggccctttgggcagctgggggcagctgtcctggctctgccccctcccagcttcctgtgcccctggcagagcctgggaagctgaaaagtccttgcctggtgtcagcactgctcagcaacaactacagcATCAGGgcgttatcagcattcttctcaccctaaatgcaaaacacagcactatgcctgctactgggaagaaaattaactctatcccagccaaaaccaggacaagcaggCAGGGACGAGGTCGCTCCTCGCTGCGTTGCCTGGCACTGCGCACTCCTGCCCGCccggagctgcctgcagcttcGCTCCCGGCCGGCGGCTTTGTGCgcttggggggctgcagggagggtgagTCGCTCCCCGCAATCTTGCCCAGAGCaagctggaaaaggaaacaCGGGAGCTGAAAGGGAGAACAGCACCTTGGCCTCAGGCGGGTCCCGGCCAAGTATGGGGCCTGAAGCACGCCGAGGCCATGGCAGCGGGCAGATGCTGCGGGCCCCAGGTCGGAGCGAGCGCCAAGCACGGCAAGGGACATCCGTGCCCCTGCTTCTCCGGACTCGGtagaagagggaggaaggggaagaggaagattATTCCCATTGGGTGAGACCAAAACCCTGGGAGGTCAAGGGACGTGACCCAGGAGACAGCAGCAAGCGGCAGAGAGGTCGctgctgcaggggtgctggaGCGTCTCCCTGGCTCGAGCCATGGGGAGCCCGCCGACTCCCGCTCCCCGGCACCAGATGCCAAGCAGCGCGCCGATCAGTTTTAAGGCTGGAGGTTTTGTTTCCAAGCCGTGAATTATTCATCCCCAAGCCGACGTGCCAGCCGcgctgctcctccagcccagggcagcagctggcttTGCAGGGAGGCAATTACGGTAATGGAAGGAGGCAAAGGCAGAGTGACCCGGCTCGCAGCGCGGCTGGTGTCGCGTTCAACGCGCGGCAACGGTGGCACGGCACAGCAGGGCAGCGTGGGCGAGGAGACGCGAATCACCGCTGCGTTTCGTGCCCCCGGCTCCGTCTCCAGAAGTGGCCGCCCAGCCTCACCCCACTTTAGGGAGCAGAGCGCTGGATGCGGGCCCAGCCGAGGCTATCGATCTGCGCTTTATTTAACCCCTTTTAGAGCGCGCACAGGCAGAGTTTTCAGCCTGAAACAAGTCTGTGCCGTATGGAAAAGGGCTCCCCTCTGTTCGCCACGAAGCTGTAACCTGGACCATCCCtcgctttttttcccccaaaatccccctgccccagcctcaTCGCCGCCAACGCGAGTCTTCCTCGCTCCGACCTTTCCTACTGCTCTCAGGGACCCGAGGCTGACGAAGGCCGCTGTTACCAGTGAAGACCGAGATGACGACGACGTCCGGTCCCTTTTCTGCGTCCTTTGTCCCCCATTCCCCTTCCACTGACCCCACCTCTTCCCTAGT
Encoded here:
- the CHRNA10 gene encoding neuronal acetylcholine receptor subunit alpha-10 produces the protein MEPGARPLLALCLAGCLLAPGCRGAQGRFAYKLLHDLFANYSSALRPVDDTDQALNVTLQVTLSQIIDMDERNQVLTSYLWVRQAWLDAHLTWDKDAYDGIDSIRVPGSYVWRPDIILYNNADDRFGGSMETNVVLRSNGHIMWDSPAITKSSCKVDVSYFPFDGQRCRLTFGSWTYNGNQIDLHNQLDAGDLTDFVENVEWEVLGMPATRNVVTYGCCSEPYPDVTYTLLLRRRASFYIFNLLLPCVMVSFLAPLGFYLPADSGEKVSLGVTVLLALTVFQLLVAESMPPSESVPLIGKYYIATMTMITASTALTIFIMNVHHCGPGARPVPPWARRLILHHMARLCCVYEVGESCKSPRRAPGRRAGRGDAGVLGERPREGEVGAEAGACPRDRCLCHHDGLLRNVGYIAGCFRRHRAAQRWTSEWKKVAKVMDRFFMWVFFLMVFLMSVLVLGKAA